A single region of the Populus nigra chromosome 2, ddPopNigr1.1, whole genome shotgun sequence genome encodes:
- the LOC133683074 gene encoding U1 small nuclear ribonucleoprotein A, with product MALQEREEMGDNNNSTGTDVSQNMTIYINNLNEKIKIDELKTSLHAVFSQFGKILEILAFKTLKHKGQAWVIFEDVQSASNAIRQMQSFPFYDKPMRIQYAKTKSDIIAKADGTFVPREKRRRHEEKGKKKKDQHDANQVGAGLTPAYGGAYGTTPSLLQIPYPGGVKSMVPEAPAPPNNILFIQNLPNETTPMMLQMLFQQYPGFKEVRMVEAKPGIAFVEYGDEMQSTGAMHGLQGFKILQQNSMLITYAKK from the exons ATGGCATtacaagagagagaagaaatgggagataacaataatagtacAGGCACTGATGTCTCGCAGAACATGACTATTTACATCAACAATCTCAACGAGAAGATCAAAATCGATG agttgaagacATCGCTGCACGCTGTGTTCTCGCAATTCGGGAAGATACTGGAGATATTGGCATTCAAGACATTGAAACACAAAGGGCAAGCTTGGGTTATTTTCGAGGATGTTCAGTCTGCCTCTAATGCTATACGGCAAATGCAGTCTTTCCCCTTTTATGATAAGCCCAtg AGAATACAATATGCAAAAACTAAATCGGATATCATAGCAAAAGCTGATGGTACTTTTGTTCCACGGGAAAAACGAAGGAGGCATGAGGAAAAAG ggaaaaagaagaaagatcaaCATGATGCTAATCAAGTGGGAGCGGGTCTGACCCCTGCTTATGGCGGCGCCTACGGGACAACACCTTCT CTATTACAAATACCCTATCCAGGTGGTGTGAAATCTATGGTTCCTGAGGCTCCAGCTCCACCAAACAACATTCTGTTTATTCAAAATCTTCCAAATGAGACTACCCCGATGATGCTGCAAATGCTCTTCCAGCAGTATCCCGGTTTTAAGGAGGTCAGGATGGTGGAAGCAAAGCCAGGGATTGCCTTTGTAGAGTATGGAGATGAGATGCAATCGACAGGCGCAATGCATGGACTTCAGGGATTCAAGATACTTCAGCAGAATTCAATGTTAATTACCTACGCCAAGAAATAG
- the LOC133683075 gene encoding mediator of RNA polymerase II transcription subunit 28 → MGDRQAVDQQQLQSPSQLQQQQGAAREDMIGCVMALEAALLPCLPARELQAIDRSPHPSHQIDVERHARDFMEAAKKLQLYFIGLQREDQPTMSETLRKDIAMMEEELKVKDELIKRQERLIQGWRKELKDQAEKHNTELERV, encoded by the exons ATGGGTGATAGACAAGCCGTAGATCAGCAGCAGCTACAATCTCCATCGCAGCTGCAGCAGCAACAAGGAGCAGCAAGAGAAGACATGATTGGGTGTGTGATGGCTTTAGAGGCGGCTTTGCTTCCATGCTTGCCTGCCAGAGAGCTCCAGGCCATTGACCGCTCTCCCCATCCTTCTCATCAGA TTGATGTGGAGAGACATGCCAGGGATTTCATGGAGGCTGCCAAAAAGCTTCAACTGTATTTTATTGGTCTGCAACGTGAAGATCAACCAACCATGTCTGAAACACTGAGGAAG GATATTGCTATGATGGAAGAAGAGTTGAAAGTAAAGGATGAGCTGATCAAGAGACAAGAGAGATTGATTCAAGGGTGGAGGAAGGAATTGAAAGATCAAGCGGAAAAACACAACACTGAATTAGAGAGAGTGTAA